The nucleotide window TGCGCGACGCGGAGTTCGTGCAGTTCCATCCCACGGCCATGGACGTGGAACAGGAAGGCGCGCTGCCGCTGATCACCGAAGCCCTGCGCGGTGCCGGCGCGCGGCTGGTGGATGACCAGGGACGCGCGGTGATGGATGGCCACCACGCCATGGGGGACCTGGCGCCGCGCGACCACGTCGCGCGCAGGGTGTGGGAATGCCGGCAGGCAGGCACGCGGGTCTGGTTGGACGCCACCCCCCTGAAAGGCGACTGGGCGCAGCGGTTTCCCACGGTCTTGGCCCTGTGCGGGCGGCACGGCATCGATCCGCGCCACCAGCGCATTCCGGTGACGCCGGCCGCGCACTTCCACATGGGCGGCATCGCCGTGGACCTGGACGGCAGCAGCGACGTGCCGGGCCTGTACGCCGTCGGCGAAGTGGCCTGCAACGGCGTGCACGGCGCCAACCGGCTGGCGAGCAATTCGTTGCTGGAGGGGGTGGTGTTCGGGCGCCGGCTGGGCCGCCGCCTCGCCGACATCCGCCTGCATGCCCCCGTGCACGGGCACCCGCGCTGGGTCGATCGCAGCCAGGCCGCGGACATGCCCGCACTTCGCGAACTCCGGCGACTCGCGGGCTCGGCCCTGGGCCCGGTGCGCCAGCGCGCGCGCATGCGCGATGCCATGGACCACCTCGCCGTCCACCCGGGGCTTGGCCACACCTGGCAGGGAAAGCTCGTGCTCCGTTTCCTGCAGGCGGCCCTGCAACGCCGGAAGAGCCTGGGTGCGCACTTCTGCGTCGATGACGCCGGCTGAGCCCGACCCGCCTCCACGCAAGCGCCCGACAACCCGGCCTTCAGTCGAGGGCCGGTCCCGCCAGCGACGCCTTGCCCGGACGCCCGAGCCAGTAACCGTTCCGCGCCCCCAGACGGGGCGGCGGCACCGGCGAGCGCAGCATCGCGTGGAAGTGCTCCACCACCGCGGCCATGTCCTCGTGCTGCGGCGACAGGCGCAGGATGCCGACACCGCATTCGGCCAGCTCATCGCGTTCGGGCGCCATGTCGACGGTTTCCATGCCCTGCACCTGGATGCCGTTGATCACCATGAAGGGCTCGCCCTCGCGGGTGTCCAGCGGCAGCCCGTCCGGATGTTCGATGCAGCGGAATCCGCACTGGTCCTTGGGCACGTCCGCGGCGCGCGCGGTGAAACACCGTGCCGAATAGGCCAGCGACAAGCGGCCCCATGCCATCACCTCCAGCTCCGGCATCGGTTGGCCGTCGGCGTCCATGGCCGCGCGCAACGCCTTCAGCAGTTCCCGCCCCTGCTCGACGCCGGGCACCCAGCGCCGCAGCCCGTCTTCCATCAAGAGCTGCAATGCATGGTGGTTGTAGACGTTCAGGGTGGGCCCGCCGACGAAGCCGATGCCGCGCTCGCGACACACCTGAACGGCGGACAGGTCGTTCGCCTCGAGCAGGAAGCGGCCGTTGTCGGCCAGGCGCTGCACCACGCCCAGTTCGGATTCGGCCTCGATCAACGCCAGCGTCGACAGGACCACGTCCTTGCCGCTGTCGGCGAGTTCTTCCGCCAGCGCCAGCCAGTCGCGCGTGCGCAGTTCCCGCCGCTTGCTGCAGATGGTTTCGCCCAGGTAGACGATGTCGACGAGGCCAGCCGGCGGCGTCGCGATAGAAGGACAGCACGCGCTCGCGCGGCCAGAAATACTGCAACGGGCCAAGGCTCAGTTTCATCGGTTCAGTGCCATGCACGGTGGTAGGGTCCCAGCGTGGTCTGCCGCCCTTCCGCGTGGGACGCCAGGGTGTCCTGCCATTGCGGACGGGCTTGCCATCCCTGCGATGCGCGCCGCTGCTGGTCGATCGCTTCGCGCCAGACGCGGGTGACCGATCCCACGTACGCGGCGCCACGCTGGCGGCCCTCGATCTTCAACGCCGCCACTCCCGCCTGCGCCAGGCGCGGCAGCAGCTCCAGGGTATTCAGGCTGGTGGGTTCCTCCAGCGCATGGAAGACCTCCCCGCCCACGTCGAAGCGGCCCTTGCACACCGTCGGGTAGCCCGCGGGCTCGGCGGGTGCGAACCGATCGATCAGCACGCCATTCAGGCGCACGCTGCGCCCCGCCTCGCCTTCTTCCCAGCGCACGAACGAGGCAGGAGAACAGACCCCGTGGCGGTTGGGCGATGCGCCGGTGACGTAACTGGACAGCTGGCAGCGGCCCTCGACCATGATGCACAGGCTGCCGAAGGCGAACACCTCCAGCGGTACCGGCGACACCGTGCACAACCGCTCGACCTGCTGGATGGACAGCACGCGTGGCAACACCGCCCGCGAGATGCCGAACCGCTGGTGCGCATAGCGCAGCGCGGCGGCGGTGGTGGCCGATCCCTGCACCGACAGATGACGCGGCAGGTCCGGGTGGCGGGTGCTCGCGTAGTGCAGCACGGCCATTTCCGCGGCGATGATCGCGTCCATGCCCAGCCCGGCGGCTTGATCGACGGCGCGCTGCCAGTGGGACAGGCGCGCGCTGTCGGGATAGGTGTTCAGGGCGACGTAGACCTTGCGCCCGCGCGCATGCGCATAGGCGATGCCCTGGCGCAGCTCCTCCTCATCGAAGTTCAGGCCGGGAAACGCGCGCGCATTGGTCTGGTCGCGGAAGCCGACATAGACCGCGTCGGCACCGGCATCGATCGCGGTGCGCAGGGCCGGCAGGTTGCCGGCGGGACAGACGAGTTGCATCAGTGCCTCCTGGATGTGTCGGGGGCTCGCGCCCATGCCGGTGCGGCGTGGGCGTCCATGCCGGACCGGGCAAGGCGGATCTGCTCCCACAGCGCGTCCACGCGCTTCTCCACGCCGGGATCGGACACGATGGGGCGCCCCCATTCGCGATCGCTTTCGCCCTTCCATTTCCGGGTCGCGTCCAGGCCCAGCTTGGATCCCAGTCCGGCCACCGGCGAGGCGAAGTCGAGATAGTCGATGGGCGTGTTCTCCACCAGCAGGCTGTCGCGCGCCGGGTCGACGCGGGTGGAGATGGCCCAGACCACCTGGGCCCAGTCGCGCACGTCGATGTCCTCGTCGGTGACGACGACGAACTTGGTGTAGGTGAACTGCCTCAGGTACGACCACACGCCCATCATCACGCGCCGCGCATGGCCCGCGTACTGCTTGCGGATGCTGACCACCGCCACGCGGTAGGAACACGCCTCCGGCGGCAGGTGGAAGTCGACGATCTCGGGGAACACCTTGCGCAGGATCGGGACGAAGACCTCGTTGAGGGCCATCGACAGCACGGACGGCTCGTCCAATGGCGCACGTCCCATGTAGCTGCCGTGGTAGATGGCGTCCGAGCGCATGCGCATGCGCTCGATCGTCATCACCGGGAAGCGGCCCTGCGCGTTGTAGTAGCCGGTGTGGTCGCCGAACGGCCCCTCCAGCGCGGTGTCGTCCGGATGGATGAAGCCCTCCAGCAGCACCTCGGCGCCCGCGGGGGCGTCCAGTCCGGTCAGTTCGCTGTGCCAGACGCGCGTGCGCGATGCGCGCAACAGGCCGGCGAACTCGTATTCGGACAGCGTGTCGGGCACGGGCGCCACCGCTGCGAGCAGGGTGGCCGGGTCCGCGCCTATCGCCACCAGCACCGGGAACGGACGTTCCGGTTGCGCGGCCTGCCAATCCGCATGGTCCAGCGCACCGCCGCGGTGCGGCAGCCATCGCATGATCACGCGATCGCGGTCTATCACCTGCTGGCGGTAGATGGCCACGTTCTGCCTCGCCTGGCGGGTGCCACGGGTGATCACCAGGCCGAAGGTGATCAGCGGCGCCGCGTCGCCGGGCCAGCACCGCTGGATCGGCAGGCGGCCAAGATCGATGTCGCCGCCTTCCAGCACATGCTCGTTGAACGCTGCGTCGGTCACCGCCCTTGGCGCGACATGCGCCAGCTGCGCCAGTTCCGGCCACTGCGCCAGCGCATCGCGAAGGCTGCCGGGCCAGCGCGGCTCCTTGATCGACGCCAGCAATCCACCCAGTTCGCGCAGCGAAGCGATGGGCCGGCCGGCCATCGCCATTTCGATCCTGCGCCGGTGTCCGAACAGATTGCCCAGCAACGGATGCGCCGAGCCCGTGTTGCGCATCAGCAGGGCAGGGCCCTGCTCGCGCAGCGCCCGCTGGCACAGCGCAGTGCTCTCCAGTTCGACGCTCACCGGTGCGTCGACATGCTGCAGCTCTCCTCTGTCACCCAGATGTTGCAGGAAGTGGCGCAGATCGTGGAAAGCCATGGCATCCGTTCGTGGTCGGCAGCGTCGCATTCTGGCGACGCCGCTGCGCCTGCCGCTTGACCTGGATCAAGCCCGCGTCATTCGCCGCCGGGACTCAGCGCGTGTACTGCACCTGCAGCCAGAACTTGCGGGTATCCGTCGTGCCCGATCCGCGAGCGCTTTCATAAGCGGCGTATTTCAGCGTCGCCACCCACCCCGTTGCCGCAGGAATCGCCCGGCTGTACGCGGCGTCCCATTCGCTGCCGAAGCGTCGGCCGTCGCGGTCGCTGCGGAAATCGTGATAGGCCACCTGCAGCTTCCCGCCCGCGACCGGCCGGTTCGCCGTGACGTAGGCGTCGCGCAGGCCGTCCGCCGGGGTGGTGAGGAACACGTCGGCCCATCCCTGGAAGGCATGCTTGGTGGCCAGCGGCGTCTGGAATGCCCGGTTGCCCACGCCCGGTCCGCGCCCCGCACCCAGCACTTCCTGTCCCAGCGTCCACTGCGTGCCGGCCCATGGGTGGCCGGCTTCGATCAGCCGGTAACGGCTGTCCAGATGCCAGGGATTGCCAGCGAGCGAGGATTGCCATGCGTGTTCGAGCGTGTACGCGGTGCTGCCCAGCACGCCCTGCATCCGCACGCCGCTCGTCCTGCTGGACAGCGTTCCCAGCGGCGCCGTGGCGTTCACCGCGATGTTGTCCAGGCCAAGCCGGTAGTGGTAGGCCGCCACGGTCAAGGAGGGCCCGAAGACATGCCGGGTATTGACCAGATGGCTGTGGCCTTCGATGTCGGCCGGCGCTGTCCTGCCCGGCGTGGCGGGGCCATCGGGACCGAAGACGGTATCGATGTTGTCGATGTAGGCGTAGGTGAGCGTGGAGGCCGGCGTCGGCTTGAACTCGATCACACCGCCATCGTAGGTCTGTTCGTTCTGCCGCCAGCCCACGCCGCCCACGAAGCGCTGGTTGTCCAGGTTGATGCGCTGGCGGCCTGCCGTGACGCTTCCCTTGGCAAAGCGGCTCCTTGCCAGCAACTGGTTGACCGACGTGCCCTGCGGGTCGGCGACGGTGGCGTAGGCGCCCTGGCGATTACGCGTGTCGTTGTAGTGGTCCGCCCCCAGCGGACGCACGTCGTCGACCTCCAGGAGCCCGCTCAGGCCATGCCATGTCGCGGTCATGTAGCCGAGCCGCGTGCGCAGCGTGTGGGCGCTCGCGTTCTGCAAGGGGCCATCCTGCTCGACATGCTCGAAGCGATAGCGGGCGTCCAGGGTGAGGCGCCCTTCGCTCCCTTCCGCAGGGGTGGCGACGGCGGCCGCGGTGGCGGCCGAAAGCGCGACCAGCAACGCCGCGCGCATGACAAGCGGAGGCAGCGCGGGGCCTCCCTGTCCGCAACCTTCACGAAGCGGGAACGAGGAGCCCTCCGGCACGTGGACGCGCCGGACCGGAAGGGAAGAACGTTGCCTCTCGATATGCATGGTAGGGAGTGCTCGTGGTGAGTGCGGGAACAACGTCCGGGACCGTCGGGCGACGCGCGCCGGCGTCTTGCCGCCGACGGGTGTCGCGATGATTCATCGCAGCGCGTGGCCCTGGCCGCGCGGAAGACTAGTCATGCACGGCGGTGATGGTCTTGACCTGTGTCAACCGCATCGAAGGGCGCTGCTCCACCTGCGGCATGTCGTCGCGGGTCCGGCGGTAACGGTCGGACCCGCGTGTTGACCGCCGGTTGATCCAGATCAGAGAGGGCACGGCCAAAGCCGCCTAGGCTGCGGCCATGACACAGACTCCCCAAGCCTGGCCCGCGGCCCCTGTCCATGCGCAAGCGCAGGCGGACCGCCACATGCTGGCCGCCTGCTTCCTCGGGCCCTACGGCGAGAACGACACCCTGCTCGAGAAGCTGGTGGTGGAATTCCTGCGCGACCATGTGCACTGGCGGCGCAACTTCCATCCTGAAGACCCGCCGGCGATCCCCACCTCGGCGACGCTGCAGCCGCAGTACCAGGCCTTCGAGGCCAGGATGCGGCGCGAACTGCACCAACTGTCGGCCGCGCTCAAGCAATCGGTGCCCTTCCACAGCCCCCGCTACATCGGGCACATGGCCTCCGACCTCCTGCTGCCGGGCCTGGCGGCGCAGATCCTCGCCCTGCCCTACAACCCCAACAACGTCAGCGAGGACGCAGCGCCGATCACCGTGCAGCTGGAGGTCCAGGTGGGACTGCAGCTGGCCCGCATGCTGGGCTTTGTCGCGGATCCCTCACGGCCGGATTGTGCGTTCGGACACCTGACCTCGGGCGGCACCTTGGCGAACTATCAGGCCTTGCGCCTGGCGCTGGCACTGAAGGCGTTCCCCGTGGCGCTGCGTGCCGCAGGCGTGCCCGGCCTGGCACTGCCCGACGACGACTGGCAGGCCTTCAACCTGGGGCCTGCGGACGCGATCGCGCTGCTCGAGGCGTGGCGGCACTGGCTTTCCTGCCAGGACCACGATGAGCGGCAGCGCTGGCGCGCCGCGGTCGACGCGCAGCGCATCGAGCATCTGGGATTGACGAAGTTCTTCTCACGGCATCGCGACCTGCGCACGCCCTGCGTGCTGGCGCCGATCACCGCGCACTATTCGTGGAGCAAGGGGCTGAAGCTGCTGGGCCTGGGCCGCGACCAGCTCCGGCTGCTGCCGGTAGCGGGCATGCGCCTGGACCCGGCCGCGCTGCAACAGGAGCTCGAACGCTGCGAGTACGAACGGCAGCCGGTGCTGATGGCCGTTGCGGTACTGGGGAGCACCGAGTACGGCACGATCGATCCCGTCGACGAGGTGGTGGTGGCGCGCGAGCGCTCGCGCAGGCATGGGCTGGGCTTCAGTGTGCATGTGGACGCGGCGTGGGGAGGCTACCTGGCCACGCTGTTCCGCGAACCGGACGGCGCGCTCCGCGCCTTCGAGGACATCCGCCGGGAATACCGGGACTTTCCGCGTCCGGAAGTGCATGCCGCGTTCTCCGCGTTGTCCCAGGTCGACTCGGTCACCGTGGACCCGCACAAGCTGGGCTATCTGCCCTATGGCACCGGCGCCTTCGTCTGCCGCG belongs to Pseudoxanthomonas sp. F37 and includes:
- a CDS encoding FAD-binding protein, which gives rise to MNLPANRLVVVGTGVAGLVTALSAAPRPVLLVGGSPPGSGGCTALAQGGIAAAMAFDDSAAEHARDTLAAGAHHNDHDAVHYLVGDAGRAVRWLQAQGVVFDRDGDGLQLGREGGHGCSRIVHAGGDASGQALLQALADAARRAPHITWRAPAWLDAIRLCDGRVSGVALIEAWTPPQELECAELVLATGGCGALFAATTNPASADGNGLALALACGARLRDAEFVQFHPTAMDVEQEGALPLITEALRGAGARLVDDQGRAVMDGHHAMGDLAPRDHVARRVWECRQAGTRVWLDATPLKGDWAQRFPTVLALCGRHGIDPRHQRIPVTPAAHFHMGGIAVDLDGSSDVPGLYAVGEVACNGVHGANRLASNSLLEGVVFGRRLGRRLADIRLHAPVHGHPRWVDRSQAADMPALRELRRLAGSALGPVRQRARMRDAMDHLAVHPGLGHTWQGKLVLRFLQAALQRRKSLGAHFCVDDAG
- a CDS encoding U32 family peptidase; protein product: MARCSISGRASACCPSIATPPAGLVDIVYLGETICSKRRELRTRDWLALAEELADSGKDVVLSTLALIEAESELGVVQRLADNGRFLLEANDLSAVQVCRERGIGFVGGPTLNVYNHHALQLLMEDGLRRWVPGVEQGRELLKALRAAMDADGQPMPELEVMAWGRLSLAYSARCFTARAADVPKDQCGFRCIEHPDGLPLDTREGEPFMVINGIQVQGMETVDMAPERDELAECGVGILRLSPQHEDMAAVVEHFHAMLRSPVPPPRLGARNGYWLGRPGKASLAGPALD
- a CDS encoding peptidase U32 family protein, translated to MQLVCPAGNLPALRTAIDAGADAVYVGFRDQTNARAFPGLNFDEEELRQGIAYAHARGRKVYVALNTYPDSARLSHWQRAVDQAAGLGMDAIIAAEMAVLHYASTRHPDLPRHLSVQGSATTAAALRYAHQRFGISRAVLPRVLSIQQVERLCTVSPVPLEVFAFGSLCIMVEGRCQLSSYVTGASPNRHGVCSPASFVRWEEGEAGRSVRLNGVLIDRFAPAEPAGYPTVCKGRFDVGGEVFHALEEPTSLNTLELLPRLAQAGVAALKIEGRQRGAAYVGSVTRVWREAIDQQRRASQGWQARPQWQDTLASHAEGRQTTLGPYHRAWH
- a CDS encoding UbiD family decarboxylase, with the translated sequence MAFHDLRHFLQHLGDRGELQHVDAPVSVELESTALCQRALREQGPALLMRNTGSAHPLLGNLFGHRRRIEMAMAGRPIASLRELGGLLASIKEPRWPGSLRDALAQWPELAQLAHVAPRAVTDAAFNEHVLEGGDIDLGRLPIQRCWPGDAAPLITFGLVITRGTRQARQNVAIYRQQVIDRDRVIMRWLPHRGGALDHADWQAAQPERPFPVLVAIGADPATLLAAVAPVPDTLSEYEFAGLLRASRTRVWHSELTGLDAPAGAEVLLEGFIHPDDTALEGPFGDHTGYYNAQGRFPVMTIERMRMRSDAIYHGSYMGRAPLDEPSVLSMALNEVFVPILRKVFPEIVDFHLPPEACSYRVAVVSIRKQYAGHARRVMMGVWSYLRQFTYTKFVVVTDEDIDVRDWAQVVWAISTRVDPARDSLLVENTPIDYLDFASPVAGLGSKLGLDATRKWKGESDREWGRPIVSDPGVEKRVDALWEQIRLARSGMDAHAAPAWARAPDTSRRH
- a CDS encoding alginate export family protein gives rise to the protein MRAALLVALSAATAAAVATPAEGSEGRLTLDARYRFEHVEQDGPLQNASAHTLRTRLGYMTATWHGLSGLLEVDDVRPLGADHYNDTRNRQGAYATVADPQGTSVNQLLARSRFAKGSVTAGRQRINLDNQRFVGGVGWRQNEQTYDGGVIEFKPTPASTLTYAYIDNIDTVFGPDGPATPGRTAPADIEGHSHLVNTRHVFGPSLTVAAYHYRLGLDNIAVNATAPLGTLSSRTSGVRMQGVLGSTAYTLEHAWQSSLAGNPWHLDSRYRLIEAGHPWAGTQWTLGQEVLGAGRGPGVGNRAFQTPLATKHAFQGWADVFLTTPADGLRDAYVTANRPVAGGKLQVAYHDFRSDRDGRRFGSEWDAAYSRAIPAATGWVATLKYAAYESARGSGTTDTRKFWLQVQYTR
- a CDS encoding pyridoxal-dependent decarboxylase; this encodes MTQTPQAWPAAPVHAQAQADRHMLAACFLGPYGENDTLLEKLVVEFLRDHVHWRRNFHPEDPPAIPTSATLQPQYQAFEARMRRELHQLSAALKQSVPFHSPRYIGHMASDLLLPGLAAQILALPYNPNNVSEDAAPITVQLEVQVGLQLARMLGFVADPSRPDCAFGHLTSGGTLANYQALRLALALKAFPVALRAAGVPGLALPDDDWQAFNLGPADAIALLEAWRHWLSCQDHDERQRWRAAVDAQRIEHLGLTKFFSRHRDLRTPCVLAPITAHYSWSKGLKLLGLGRDQLRLLPVAGMRLDPAALQQELERCEYERQPVLMAVAVLGSTEYGTIDPVDEVVVARERSRRHGLGFSVHVDAAWGGYLATLFREPDGALRAFEDIRREYRDFPRPEVHAAFSALSQVDSVTVDPHKLGYLPYGTGAFVCRDHRAVELLSEHADYVFREGAADDYMSRYRQLGQYIPEGSKSGAAAAAVYVTHRVLPLDHVHFGIMPRQTVLAAEAFLARAERFTREMAPRLAAGVPFPPDSNLVCLALNPAGNRDIRQANAFVRQLHDRLRCDPSQPLQVKQFFASITTLQRAMVGEPEMHRILGQLGIDPASMHGGSDADRLVILRHTLMNPYLIDQENGISYIDLYFDYLSSHLGNALDR